TAGTTCACGGCGACGCGGATAAGTTGGTCCCGATCCAACAGGCGGAACTCATCATCGCCCGATACAAAGAAGCCGGTGTCCCGTGCGAACTGATCGTGAAGAAAGGGGCCGATCACGGTTGGGCGGGGATGGACAAAGACCTAATCACCATCGCGGACTGGTTCGATAAATATCTCGCGAAGAAGTCGAACTGACCTGACGCCGGAAACGAAAAAGCCCTCGGGCACGTGCCCGAGGGCTTTTTCGTTTCCGGCTGTTGAGGCCGAATTGTTTACTTCTTGGCGTCCTTCTTCGGCAGGTCGGCCAGCGCTTCGGGCACCGACGAGTAGTGGCTGAATTCCATGCTGAAGCTCGCCGTGCCGGCCGTCGCGCTGCGGAGGTCGTTGGTGTACCCGAAGAGGTTCGCCAGCGGGATCTTGGCCATCACTTGCGCGATGCCGCGGTCCTCGGACGTCTCCTCGATCACGCCCCGGCGGGAGTTAATGTTCCCGACGATCGACCCCTGGTACTGCTTCGGCGAGACCACGACCACTTTCATGATCGGTTCGAGCAGCGTAATCCCGGCCCGCTCCTCGGCGTCCCGGAACGCTTCCAGGGCACACAGATAGAACGCGTCCTGCGACGAGTCGACGTCGTGGTACTTCCCGAAGTGGAGTTCGAACTCCAGGTCGACGAACGGGAAGGGGAACTTGTACCCCTTCTTCGCCCGCTCCCGGAGGCCTTCCTCGACGCTCGGGATGTACTCCTTCGGAATCGACCCCTGGCTGATCCCGTTCACGAAGTAGACGTTGTTCGGGTCCGGTTTGATCTTCGGGTCTTTGAGTTCCTCGATCTCCTTGACCTTGGCCTCGACGTCTTCCGGCGTCAGCGGTCGGTACCGCACGTTGATCACGGCGTACTTCCCGCGGCCGCCCGTTTGCTTCTTGAACTGGTACTCGAGGTCGACCGCCCGGGAGAACGTCTGCCGGTACGCGACCCGCGGCTTGCCGAGCTGGATCTGCGGGTCCGACTGCGGGATGTTGAGCGCCCGGCGGAGCTTCTCCATGCTCACTTCCAGGTGCAACTCGCCCATCCCGGACAGAATCGTTTCCTTCGTTTCCTCGTCCGTGTGCTGCTTCAACGTCGGGTCGTCCCGGACGAGGCGGCCGAGCGCCTCGCCGACCTTCCCGCTGTCGAGCGTTTTCGCGAACGTCAGGGCGGACGACACCACCGGCTTCGGGAACGAGATCGCCTCGAGGGCGATCGGCTCGTCCGGGTCGCACAGGGTCGCCCCGGTGAACGTGTCCTTGAGGCCGATGCCGGCCACGATGTCCCCGGGGCCGGCCGTCTCCAGTTCGAGCCGCTTGTCGCCCATCATCCGGTAAAAGCGGGCGATCCGCTCCCGCTTCCCGTTGGTGGTGTTCGTGTAGTTCTCGCCCGGCTTCAGGACACCGGAGTACACGCGGATGTACACCAGATCCCCGGTCGATTCGGCGACGGTCTTGAAGGCCAGGGCCGAAAGCGGTTCCTTCGGGTCCGGTTTCCGGGTGAGGACTTCCTTCGTCTTCGGGTGGATGCCGTCGACCGGCGGGCGGTCGAGCGGGCTCGGCAGGCAGTCGACCACGAGGTCCAGGAGTTGTTGAACCCCCTGGTACATCTTGGACGACCCGCAGTGGACGGGCGTGAACAGCCCTTCCAGCGTCCCCTTGCGGAGCGCCGCCTTGATCAACTCCTCGGAGATCGGCTTGCCTTCGAGGACGAGTTCCGTGACCTCATCGGACGCGACCGAGATGGCGTCGAGCAGTTCGCCCCGGCGCAGCACGGCCTCGTCCCGGTACTTGTCCGGGATCTCGTTCAGGAAGAACGCCCGCTTCGTCTCGTCGGTGTTGTCCCGGGTGACGAGCTTCATGCGGACCAGGTCGATCAGCCCTTCAAAGGCGGAGTCCTGACCGGCCGGGATGGTGACCACGGCCGGGGTCGCCAGGAGCTTGGCCTTGATCTGGGAGACGCACTCCCAGAAGTCCGCGCCCATGCGGTCCAGTTTGTTCACGTACGCAATGCGGGGCACCTTGTACTTGGTCGCCTGCCGCCACACGGTCTCGGACTGAACTTCGACGCCACCCACCGCGCAGAAGACGCCGATCGCGCCGTCCAGCACGCGGAGACTCCGCTCGACCTCGGCCGTGAAGTCGACGTGTCCGGGAGTGTCGATGATGTTGATCGTGTTGTCGCCCCAGTCTACCGAGACCGCGGCGCTATTGATCGTGATCCCCTTCTGCTTTTCCAGGGGGTCGTAGTCGGTCGTGGTGTTCCCATCGTCGACGTCGCCGGTCTTGTGCTTGGTCCCGCTGTAGTACAGAATCCGCTCCGTAGTGGTCGTTTTACCGGCGTCCACGTGGGCCATAATCCCGATGTTGCGGATGTTTTCGAGCATCGTCGTCGGCCGACCAGGGTTGATCGGCTCCTTAGCAAAGGGGTAAAAACGGACCGTCCGGGGCCGACACGGCCGCGGCTGAGCGGGGCACCACCCCACATGCCGGACGAGAGTCCGGATGCGGGGATACCACACCTACCGACTAATAGAGTCCCCCACGGGCCGCCGAGGTTCAGGATTCGGGCCGGACCGTGGGGGAATATTCAATCGTATCCGCGAGTCAAAAAACGTCCACCCCCGCGGCGCGAAGCTTCGGTGAAGCGGATTTAGGAATGCGGTGAGGATGAGTAAGATCGGTGCGTGGCTGGCGTCAAACGAAAAGCCTGCGTAATACCAGGGCTACGCAAAAGAGAAAGGTTGCGGAGAGGGCTGCAAAGCCCCAGATGCACAAGAGGCCATTCAAAAACCCGGGCATCGGAGGAGGACCGAGCTTAGCCCAGACCCAAAACGACCCGATCGAGACCACGACACCGAGCCACGGGCTAACGAGAATTGACGCCGATACCGAGGCCAGTGCACAGGCTACTATGAATAAAAAGATGAGCGACAGATAGACTGTGAAGGCCAGAATTTCATAGCCGAGAGATGTTTTAAACTGGGGCACGTCGTCGGGCATAGGATGTCTCACAAAGGCCAAGACAAATGCCACGCTTTATGACTACTCGAACCACGATACCAGACCCGGCACATTGCCGGGTCTGGTCGCCTGAAACTTCCTCCTGACTTTGTCGGCACGTCTCCGCCTACCGCCGCTTGACATCTTTCTCGTAGATGTCGGCTTTCGTTTGCCGGTCCGCGAGCAGGTGTTCCGCGAAGAAATCCCACATCCGCTGAGTGAAGTACGGCTGGGCCGGGCCGAACCCGTGTCGGGCTCCGGGGATGATGAGCAGATCGAACCGCTTGTTGGCCTTAATCAAGGCATCCGCGAGCCGCATCGTGTTCGCCGGGTGGACGTTGTTGTCGATCTCGCCGTGGACCAGAAGGAGGTGCCCCTTCAGGTTCGCAGCCAGTTCCGCGTTCGTCGGCACCTTGATTTCGAACTTCGTCTTCGGCGGCTCTTTCCCTTCGATCTTCTTGTCGTCCGCTTTCGCGTCATCCTTTTTGGCGTCGTGCTTCCCCGTCTCGGCGGTTTCCTTTTTCGTGGTTTCGGTGCCGGTCTTTTTATTGTCGTCCGCTTTCGCGTTATCCTTTTTGGCGTCTTGCTTTCCCGTACCAGTGGTCTCTTTTTTCGCCGCCTCGGCGTTGGTCTTCTTGTCGTCGGTTTGTTTCGCGTCCGTCTTCGTCTCGTCCTTTTTCCCCGTGTCTTTCTTGAGTTCCGCCAGTTGTTTTTTCAGTTCGGTCAGCTTCTTTTCCACTTCCTCGACGGACTCTTTGTCGTCCGGGTCGAAACCCGTCAGGAGGGCCTCGATCTCGGCCTCGATCGCCTCCTCTTCCGGCGGGGGCCGTCGACCGCCGCCGCGACCAGTCCTGGTGGTTCCCGATGCACCTGTCGCGGAATTCGTCGCGGCGACGTCCTTCTTCTCGTCGGTGGCGGCCACCTCTTTCAAGCCGTGGTATCGCTCCGACCAGTTGTCGTTGTAAATGTTGTTGTCGTGGTTGCCGGCGCTGGCGACTGCCGCCTTGAAGAACTCGTTGTACGGGGGTTCGAGGACGGCCGCGGCCGACATGAAACCGCCGCCCGAGTGGCCGTAGATTCCGACCCGGGTCAGGTCGATGTACGAGTGCCGGGCGGCGAGCTGTTCGATGGCCGCCTTCTTGTCGACCAGGCCATAGTCGCGGAGGTTGAAATACCCAAAGCTGTGATAGGCCTTAGACCGCTCGGGG
This portion of the Fimbriiglobus ruber genome encodes:
- the fusA gene encoding elongation factor G encodes the protein MLENIRNIGIMAHVDAGKTTTTERILYYSGTKHKTGDVDDGNTTTDYDPLEKQKGITINSAAVSVDWGDNTINIIDTPGHVDFTAEVERSLRVLDGAIGVFCAVGGVEVQSETVWRQATKYKVPRIAYVNKLDRMGADFWECVSQIKAKLLATPAVVTIPAGQDSAFEGLIDLVRMKLVTRDNTDETKRAFFLNEIPDKYRDEAVLRRGELLDAISVASDEVTELVLEGKPISEELIKAALRKGTLEGLFTPVHCGSSKMYQGVQQLLDLVVDCLPSPLDRPPVDGIHPKTKEVLTRKPDPKEPLSALAFKTVAESTGDLVYIRVYSGVLKPGENYTNTTNGKRERIARFYRMMGDKRLELETAGPGDIVAGIGLKDTFTGATLCDPDEPIALEAISFPKPVVSSALTFAKTLDSGKVGEALGRLVRDDPTLKQHTDEETKETILSGMGELHLEVSMEKLRRALNIPQSDPQIQLGKPRVAYRQTFSRAVDLEYQFKKQTGGRGKYAVINVRYRPLTPEDVEAKVKEIEELKDPKIKPDPNNVYFVNGISQGSIPKEYIPSVEEGLRERAKKGYKFPFPFVDLEFELHFGKYHDVDSSQDAFYLCALEAFRDAEERAGITLLEPIMKVVVVSPKQYQGSIVGNINSRRGVIEETSEDRGIAQVMAKIPLANLFGYTNDLRSATAGTASFSMEFSHYSSVPEALADLPKKDAKK